The Henckelia pumila isolate YLH828 chromosome 2, ASM3356847v2, whole genome shotgun sequence genome includes a window with the following:
- the LOC140884253 gene encoding F-box/LRR-repeat protein 25-like isoform X3, with product MEEDDKKKMKMIRKEQKDLDDRLSSLPDSILSYILSFLDTISAIKTSVFSKRYRFLWTFSQILDFKLFRPYPYFSNPNYPNDIFDPKGLNVLSFQAQVNHVLQCRENSSLKMFRLSLHVAAEPEFIRNCMDYAGRHNVQHLRIRGYTKGGSVALPIPLLISLSLTNLDLNNADRSSLELPKSLSLPNLKILRLKNFNFSDSNYNGEVFSGCLSLETLILSKCSIRPEGKLKTLGVHCLKLKNLEIWYWRTPWICFLEQSICVNAPALDFFKFQGHIANVKFHGGSPCVNKAWIDLCCPTACREPIVMMRSVSKSFIDMIRQLRNVKSLSLSLRTIEVMSASPCLRPFMFENLRFLRFTAEEKYGEMTIPIDKVMQLTKSATSDTLVFDGSKKQKNYILKCSKVKYKKGARPVAISIHVLSFLLEISPSAEILSIEIPKV from the exons ATGGAGGAAGACGataagaagaagatgaagatgattcGAAAAGAACAGAAAGATCTTGATGATAGACTCAGCTCCTTACCAGACAGCATTCTGAGCTATATACTCTCTTTTCTTGATACAATTTCTGCAATTAAAACTTCCGTGTTCTCCAAACGCTACAGATTTCTGTGGACATTCTCTCAGATTCTTGATTTCAAGCTCTTTCGACCCTACCCTTATTTTTCCAACCCAAATTATCCCAACGATATTTTTGATCCCAAGGGCCTCAATGTCCTTTCTTTTCAGGCACAAGTTAACCATGTGTTGCAATGCAGGGAGAACAGTAGTCTCAAGATGTTCCGCCTTTCACTGCATGTGGCGGCGGAGCCGGAGTTCATTAGAAATTGCATGGATTATGCAGGAAGGCACAATGTGCAGCATCTTCGAATCCGTGGTTACACCAAAGGAGGTTCTGTTGCGCTGCCGATACCGTTGCTCATTTCCCTCTCGTTGACAAATTTGGACCTGAATAATGCTGATCGTTCCAGTTTAGAGTTGCCTAAGTCACTTTCCTTGCCCAACTTAAAGATTTTGCGCCTCAAGAATTTCAACTTCTCTGATAGCAATTATAACGGGGAGGTGTTTTCGGGGTGTTTGAGCCTTGAAACTTTGATCTTGAGCAAATGCTCGATTAGGCCTGAGGGTAAACTCAAAACTCTGGGTGTTCAttgtttgaaactcaagaatttgGAGATATGGTATTGGAGGACTCCTTGGATATGTTTTCTTGAGCAGAGTATTTGTGTGAATGCTCCTGCACTTGATTTCTTTAAGTTTCAGGGTCATATAGCCAACGTGAAATTCCATGGTGGTTCGCCCTGCGTTAACAAAGCATGGATTGATCTCTGCTGTCCCACCGCGTGCAGAGAACCGATAGTAATGATGAGAAGTGTCTCAAAAAGTTTCATCGATATGATTCGACAGCTTAGGAATGTTAAATCCCTCTCCCTATCGTTGAGGACAATCGAG GTTATGTCTGCAAGTCCTTGTTTGCGACCATTTATGTTTGAGAATTTGAGGTTCTTAAGATTCACAGCCGAGGAAAAATATGGAGAGATGACCATACCAATCGACAAAGTTATGCAGCTAACTAAGAGTGCCACCTCTGATACTTTGGTGTTTGATGGTTCTAAG AAACAAAAAAACTACATACTCAAGTGTTCGAAGGTCAAATATAAGAAGGGTGCACGTCCCGTTGCTATATCAATACATGTTTTGTCCTTTTTACTTGAAATCTCTCCTTCTGCAGAGATCTTAAGTATTGAAATACCAAAG GTTTGA
- the LOC140884253 gene encoding F-box/LRR-repeat protein At4g14103-like isoform X1, translated as MEEDDKKKMKMIRKEQKDLDDRLSSLPDSILSYILSFLDTISAIKTSVFSKRYRFLWTFSQILDFKLFRPYPYFSNPNYPNDIFDPKGLNVLSFQAQVNHVLQCRENSSLKMFRLSLHVAAEPEFIRNCMDYAGRHNVQHLRIRGYTKGGSVALPIPLLISLSLTNLDLNNADRSSLELPKSLSLPNLKILRLKNFNFSDSNYNGEVFSGCLSLETLILSKCSIRPEGKLKTLGVHCLKLKNLEIWYWRTPWICFLEQSICVNAPALDFFKFQGHIANVKFHGGSPCVNKAWIDLCCPTACREPIVMMRSVSKSFIDMIRQLRNVKSLSLSLRTIEVMSASPCLRPFMFENLRFLRFTAEEKYGEMTIPIDKVMQLTKSATSDTLVFDGSKKHADMFRIQDCSCHLEFVRGPNIFCNRCTYNLHFIYTDPAIIYLLLTTRTIGDNIWRNKKTTYSSVRRSNIRRVHVPLLYQYMFCPFYLKSLLLQRS; from the exons ATGGAGGAAGACGataagaagaagatgaagatgattcGAAAAGAACAGAAAGATCTTGATGATAGACTCAGCTCCTTACCAGACAGCATTCTGAGCTATATACTCTCTTTTCTTGATACAATTTCTGCAATTAAAACTTCCGTGTTCTCCAAACGCTACAGATTTCTGTGGACATTCTCTCAGATTCTTGATTTCAAGCTCTTTCGACCCTACCCTTATTTTTCCAACCCAAATTATCCCAACGATATTTTTGATCCCAAGGGCCTCAATGTCCTTTCTTTTCAGGCACAAGTTAACCATGTGTTGCAATGCAGGGAGAACAGTAGTCTCAAGATGTTCCGCCTTTCACTGCATGTGGCGGCGGAGCCGGAGTTCATTAGAAATTGCATGGATTATGCAGGAAGGCACAATGTGCAGCATCTTCGAATCCGTGGTTACACCAAAGGAGGTTCTGTTGCGCTGCCGATACCGTTGCTCATTTCCCTCTCGTTGACAAATTTGGACCTGAATAATGCTGATCGTTCCAGTTTAGAGTTGCCTAAGTCACTTTCCTTGCCCAACTTAAAGATTTTGCGCCTCAAGAATTTCAACTTCTCTGATAGCAATTATAACGGGGAGGTGTTTTCGGGGTGTTTGAGCCTTGAAACTTTGATCTTGAGCAAATGCTCGATTAGGCCTGAGGGTAAACTCAAAACTCTGGGTGTTCAttgtttgaaactcaagaatttgGAGATATGGTATTGGAGGACTCCTTGGATATGTTTTCTTGAGCAGAGTATTTGTGTGAATGCTCCTGCACTTGATTTCTTTAAGTTTCAGGGTCATATAGCCAACGTGAAATTCCATGGTGGTTCGCCCTGCGTTAACAAAGCATGGATTGATCTCTGCTGTCCCACCGCGTGCAGAGAACCGATAGTAATGATGAGAAGTGTCTCAAAAAGTTTCATCGATATGATTCGACAGCTTAGGAATGTTAAATCCCTCTCCCTATCGTTGAGGACAATCGAG GTTATGTCTGCAAGTCCTTGTTTGCGACCATTTATGTTTGAGAATTTGAGGTTCTTAAGATTCACAGCCGAGGAAAAATATGGAGAGATGACCATACCAATCGACAAAGTTATGCAGCTAACTAAGAGTGCCACCTCTGATACTTTGGTGTTTGATGGTTCTAAG AAACATGCTGACATGTTTCGCATACAAGATTGTTCGTGTCATCTTGAATTCGTTAGAGGACCTAATATCTTCTGCAATCGCTGCACCTATAATCTGCACTTCATCTACACTGACCCGGCCATCATCTATTTATTACTGACCACAAGAACCATTGGAGATAACATTTGGAG AAACAAAAAAACTACATACTCAAGTGTTCGAAGGTCAAATATAAGAAGGGTGCACGTCCCGTTGCTATATCAATACATGTTTTGTCCTTTTTACTTGAAATCTCTCCTTCTGCAGAGATCTTAA
- the LOC140884253 gene encoding F-box/LRR-repeat protein 25-like isoform X2: MEEDDKKKMKMIRKEQKDLDDRLSSLPDSILSYILSFLDTISAIKTSVFSKRYRFLWTFSQILDFKLFRPYPYFSNPNYPNDIFDPKGLNVLSFQAQVNHVLQCRENSSLKMFRLSLHVAAEPEFIRNCMDYAGRHNVQHLRIRGYTKGGSVALPIPLLISLSLTNLDLNNADRSSLELPKSLSLPNLKILRLKNFNFSDSNYNGEVFSGCLSLETLILSKCSIRPEGKLKTLGVHCLKLKNLEIWYWRTPWICFLEQSICVNAPALDFFKFQGHIANVKFHGGSPCVNKAWIDLCCPTACREPIVMMRSVSKSFIDMIRQLRNVKSLSLSLRTIEVMSASPCLRPFMFENLRFLRFTAEEKYGEMTIPIDKVMQLTKSATSDTLVFDGSKKHADMFRIQDCSCHLEFVRGPNIFCNRCTYNLHFIYTDPAIIYLLLTTRTIGDNIWRFA, from the exons ATGGAGGAAGACGataagaagaagatgaagatgattcGAAAAGAACAGAAAGATCTTGATGATAGACTCAGCTCCTTACCAGACAGCATTCTGAGCTATATACTCTCTTTTCTTGATACAATTTCTGCAATTAAAACTTCCGTGTTCTCCAAACGCTACAGATTTCTGTGGACATTCTCTCAGATTCTTGATTTCAAGCTCTTTCGACCCTACCCTTATTTTTCCAACCCAAATTATCCCAACGATATTTTTGATCCCAAGGGCCTCAATGTCCTTTCTTTTCAGGCACAAGTTAACCATGTGTTGCAATGCAGGGAGAACAGTAGTCTCAAGATGTTCCGCCTTTCACTGCATGTGGCGGCGGAGCCGGAGTTCATTAGAAATTGCATGGATTATGCAGGAAGGCACAATGTGCAGCATCTTCGAATCCGTGGTTACACCAAAGGAGGTTCTGTTGCGCTGCCGATACCGTTGCTCATTTCCCTCTCGTTGACAAATTTGGACCTGAATAATGCTGATCGTTCCAGTTTAGAGTTGCCTAAGTCACTTTCCTTGCCCAACTTAAAGATTTTGCGCCTCAAGAATTTCAACTTCTCTGATAGCAATTATAACGGGGAGGTGTTTTCGGGGTGTTTGAGCCTTGAAACTTTGATCTTGAGCAAATGCTCGATTAGGCCTGAGGGTAAACTCAAAACTCTGGGTGTTCAttgtttgaaactcaagaatttgGAGATATGGTATTGGAGGACTCCTTGGATATGTTTTCTTGAGCAGAGTATTTGTGTGAATGCTCCTGCACTTGATTTCTTTAAGTTTCAGGGTCATATAGCCAACGTGAAATTCCATGGTGGTTCGCCCTGCGTTAACAAAGCATGGATTGATCTCTGCTGTCCCACCGCGTGCAGAGAACCGATAGTAATGATGAGAAGTGTCTCAAAAAGTTTCATCGATATGATTCGACAGCTTAGGAATGTTAAATCCCTCTCCCTATCGTTGAGGACAATCGAG GTTATGTCTGCAAGTCCTTGTTTGCGACCATTTATGTTTGAGAATTTGAGGTTCTTAAGATTCACAGCCGAGGAAAAATATGGAGAGATGACCATACCAATCGACAAAGTTATGCAGCTAACTAAGAGTGCCACCTCTGATACTTTGGTGTTTGATGGTTCTAAG AAACATGCTGACATGTTTCGCATACAAGATTGTTCGTGTCATCTTGAATTCGTTAGAGGACCTAATATCTTCTGCAATCGCTGCACCTATAATCTGCACTTCATCTACACTGACCCGGCCATCATCTATTTATTACTGACCACAAGAACCATTGGAGATAACATTTGGAGGTTTGCTTAG